The Equus caballus isolate H_3958 breed thoroughbred chromosome 12, TB-T2T, whole genome shotgun sequence genome contains a region encoding:
- the LOC138916487 gene encoding olfactory receptor 5A2-like, whose amino-acid sequence MAVGRNNTIVTKFILLGFSDHPQMKIFYFVLFLGIYLLTLAWNMSLIILIRMDSHLHTPMYFFLSNLSFLDICYVSSTTPKMLSGIITEKKTISFIGCATQYFVFCGMGLTECFLLAAMAYDRYAAICNPLLYTAVISHTLCLKMVAGAYVGGFLSSLIETYSVYQYDFCGPNLINHFFCDLPPVLVLSCSDTFTSQVVNFIVGVVVGMVSVLVILISYGYIVTAVVKISSARGRTKAFSTCGSHLTAVTLFYGSGLFMYMRPSSSYSLNRDKVVSVFYALVIPMVNPIMYSLRNKEIKSAVRKAMERKHVLSHEHSFF is encoded by the coding sequence AACAACACAATTGTGACAAAATTCATCCTCCTGGGATTTTCAGACCATcctcaaatgaaaattttctattttgtgttgttcCTGGGGATTTACCTCCTGACCCTAGCCTGGAACATGAGCCTCATCATCCttatcaggatggactcccacctacacacacccatgtacttctttctcagtAACCTGTCCTTCTTAGATATCTGCTATGTATCCTCCACAACTCCCAAGATGCTCTCTGGCAtcatcacagagaagaaaaccattTCCTTCATTGGGTGTGCCACGCAGTACTTTGTCTTCTGTGGAATGGGGCtgactgaatgctttcttttGGCAGCCATGGCATATGATCGGTATGCTGCAATCTGCAACCCGTTGCTCTACACAGCTGTCATATCCCATACACTTTGTTTAAAGATGGTGGCTGGGGCCTATGTGGGTGGATTCCTTAGTTCTTTGATTGAAACATACTCTGTCTATCAGTATGATTTCTGTGGGCCCAACCTAATCAACCACTTCTTTTGTGACCTTCCTCCAGtcctggttctgtcatgctctGATACCTTCACCAGCCAAGTGGTGAACTTCATTGTGGGTGTTGTTGTTGGAATGGTATCTGTCCTTGTGATCCTCATCTCTTATGGTTACATCGTTACTGCTGTCGTGAAGATCAGTTCAGCAAGAGGTAGGACCAAGGCCTTCAGCACCTGTGGCTCTCACCTGACTGCTGTGACCCTCTTCTATGGTTCTGGTCTCTTCATGTACATGAGACCTAGTTCCAGCTACTCCTTAAACCGGGACAAGGTGGTGTCAGTGTTCTATGCTCTGGTGATCCCTATGGTGAATCCCATCATGTACAGTCTTAGAAATAAGGAGATTAAAAGTGCTGTAAGGAAAGCTATGGAAAGGAAACATGTTCTTTCTCATGAGCACTCATTTTTCTGA